actttttcgctaactagcttcctaggatcgcctcaagtcgcatgctgtaggtttacccacataataatgtggtccacACAATTATGACATATAATCATATTcacgccctcaacgagctaaaattacaaatatacccatttaagctaaacagggcctacatgcatactaatactcgtagacacgcattttatatatattcatatattcatacaagcatgcttatcacagaatcatgcattaaactatttaattcacacataaaccaatcgtgccctcccgacacactaatcaaggcccttaagccttattagtgattttgggtcgttacaaccaccTTCCTGCCTTGATCGACTGTGAAATTATGTTTTTAGcaattatcaaattaattaaatcatatgaattaattaaagtccggaatggtaattaaatctCGAAACAACTTCCAATAGATCGGGACAAAATAataacttgtcacgacagaaactgaacacaataaaaagacaatacaaaaaacaataaaaaacgcaacgaatttttacaaggttcaaaaactctttcggataacctactccttggggccacgcctagagaataaaatcaattaatattgaattaaacaaaacaagactccctcttgagatttgacGCAACATTGTTGTACGTCTCTTCattaatctgattttgattgaaacgcctaaccacttgaactctcttcaatggccagcgagtgcttgcatcctctcgaagcaaggcttgtaaaaatcttctcctaAAGACTATAAGAATTGTGTTTGAATTACAAcctgtattcactcatgaatgtCGTATAGactcaccacaaaactaaacactcattttattACAAGAACAAGTGAATtcaatgatcttgaatacaaacttTGAaccctcacaaatattacaattcactcacaaaactatgcaccaaagagttcactttttctcaaggccTTAGAAGCTTATTTATAAAGATCATTTCGTGCTcagaaaggctgagaaagaatctccaatAAAAGCaataatatttgaagatattattTATTAATGAAGATTTGCCAATTTAGTTGAATCTGTTCCGATAGGCACAGATTTTGCGGGGACAGCTAATACTTGAgtcagatcaaatttctcaagatagaaataacaattaatttatcAAGGATTGTATTTCCTGTAGATAATTATTTTGGAAAGcacgaaaataaaataaaaaatccagaaaatgaattcaaataagcacataatattttctttataaaaccaagatacaaattcattttataaacatattgtgagCATATCAAGCTAAATAATGAATTATTTGCAAACCTTGCCAAATAATCCAAGATATTAATtccaaaaatcaaaataaaaaggaatttaaaatcttcttttatataaaaagatatctctataaaatttgtcaattttaggatttacagaCTGCTCCACTCATCGCCTACCACGGGtataacaccccacgtcactatggctgcttcatggaatgacgactggccctacaaaccaatacaagtctttccagcatgctttgtcctcactcgcacgcttcctgggaaaaacttcccaggaggtcacccatcttgagaataccccaggtcaagcacgcttaactttggagttctcaagtgatgggctaccaaaaacaagatgcatcttgttgatataggtggtacccatcaatccatttaagttatcttcaactgtgtagtctcatacctacacagtcttagaatcatcacactttacccggtctttccctctacggatcacgggattctaactATCACAACAGGCACCTCGACTCCCCCCATCATAAGTAGGGCATTTCCCATCCTCCTAAGTAGTTTCATTTTCGACTCGGCAACATGAAGTTGGAATTGCTAGTAATCGCGGATCAGCATGTCGCGATCAATATGTGTTAATATGTGTtagaattaatgccctaaaagcatgtaaagacattttattaatttaaataaaagtaaaattttattatatttgaattttataattaatgtttgaattaattatataataatatcaagaaaattatttattcattcataagaatatgatcttgtattagtacgagagaattaagatcatctGTAATGAATAAAATTGTGAGTAACACATTAacgtaaggaatctttaatgaatggttactagggCGGTTTACtaagtgttgacgccgtttttcgtcaacttaaagaagaagagcaattaaacaaaaatataccagaggaaatgAAAAAAGTAGACAGGATCTTTTACgtgattcagcagttaaaatctgcctagtccacgagtctatattattaactCTTTGGAATTCCCTGGAAGCTTTCAGGGAGCAATTatccagagttttctctctaaATCTCAatatttcggtcatttacaaatgaattatccctctctatttatagaggggatTTCTGAAttgcttcccacatatttcaggaagatattctataaatcaaataaaacaatgccattaaatgcattagttactacatacgcggtaatatcccataaaatgtgggatttaataacaaattatataagatcccttaaacatagggaatttataacaataaatacattcacacacaACTGAAGAGCTTAAACACTAGATCCATGTGCCTTCGAGACTATTTTCCTATTACGAGCTCGTCGTTTTAGTttgcctatgctcccaacaagtaaccattgacgaagcCATCCCCTTCAAGCTTATAGCTCTCAAGCTCGAACCATTTTGTAGCGAAACTGCCTCTGACTTGTGGATCACATGATGACTGTgtttatttcgagcttacaccttacgagcctgtTCCGAGATCAAGATTTCCATTCTCGAAATATGGGTGTAACACTAAGCATACATGATGCGAGTGATCTAAATTCacattattgatgtggatagacttcttagtaaatgtgttgtgtATAATAGAGATtgtatatgacaggaccgatgagaattaattatctatataaacttgccatttgacataaagatttaactcttgtcataatagatgatcatttgtatatcaacctaaatcctgagtacTCATGAACTCCTGtgttatgtttattggatcttttgattcacttgttaaggtttcttagtataatgaggctaatcatttttgttttggagattcaatgggaacatgatttacaataatgaaatccataCTTTCGTGAcgaatcaaatattggttcccttaacgGTTAATTCttgaactaaatagttattgaactcaaatgtATAATATGatcatagattaattattcgctagtgaattgatggtacttaaggatcaagaggtaattataagggtaaaacggaaatattgaccagctctaattaacgaatcaataaatggaggacataactatatttattaattatatcaatggactacaagagaaaactctgtaaatataattctataaatacttagagtgaaattccatatttatagtggagtaatcatggaattaataataatattattagatcaaagagtttaattaataatatggtttattggagcATCGTATTGTAGGTCCATGGTTCCTagatcacctctatcctacaatatcaagggtaaggatgtcaaaagaaagatttgtagagagaatgacttaattgcaaatgaattaattttccagagcaatgaaataattatgtgataattataggcaattgattaattatgaatgaattaattaactatatagtttttattttgaaaaaatataggttaaaataaacattaatcGTGTTTGGATTAaaataaagagagattaataattatcttatttagaataagatgtttgtttatttatttaaaagtgatattttaagataaagttaattttgaattaactcatatttatttttaaataaatatattgttttaaatattaattaaataaataaacgagaaaattaggaataagcctaatgttttaaatattaattaaacattgcacccaaaatatgcacccaaacattacacatagtgacgtgtcactgctttttaaaacagtggatcatagttttaataaatgtgattggctaggccaaactgccacatcactgtgtgtaatgtttgggtgtatattttgggtgcacatatcattactcatatctatatatgtatgatcctggttggtattaataattttttaaaaccaaaattcTCCATTGCTtatctctgatttacacttttaatataaGCCTAATGGTGTGGTCGATAAAGGGTGTGGTGCCACATCTTATTCctaagatttgaattttgaatttcaaataatttgtttatttaattatttttttaaatatgctttaaattaaataattaaataggttatcaattttattttaaataaaataaagattaattaaattagttaattatctttataaacctaaaaaaaaaattatacttttaaTAAGATTGCTTCTCTCTAAAAAGAAAGCAATAGTTTTTCCTAAACGTGAAGGAAAAACTATCAAATACATTTTATCTCTATCAAATATTTCTAGATCtcatgttgagtacatctagaaagtcctaaatcaacattttgattcATACGcacccacacacgtccttgtgtgtttgaggattgatctggaagatcaaggtgtgagcttttagaatttggattggaagatcgttgatttatataaaaagatttgtagatacttgataggcttctaAATGTAATATccaatctatttgtatgtgatttaatatatctatatatgtatgatcctggttggtattaataattttttaataccaAAATTCTCCATTGCGTATCTCaaatttacacttttaataccaacaataggTATTCGGGCCCTGTACACACCGCTCGTCACACCCTGGGAATAAGTTTCGCCCGAAGCGTCGAACCAATGATCATCCATGACTTCTGTGTATCACACGTGCCACAAAGGCCTTTATTCAAATAGGCttattaacaatttatttattattatgaaAAGTGGATTGACCAACATAATCATAAAtatctctatttttttattaCATTTGAAACATTAAAACGATATTAAATAAACAATTGGATCGTGGCAAGTCGTTGCTACCAGCCAGCCGTTACCTCTTTATGACCTCGTTCAGCCACAAAATTGCGCATGACACATGTGTCAACCATAGCCAACACATCATTCCCTTTAAGCAAAACCTTAATGTACAAGATGAGAGGACTCTGTATGGATGTCATTCAACAATTACAGAGGATTGACTCGCGTTGGGCTCTTAGAGTCAGATTCCGCTTCCTTTTCCCCTGGCTACTAAGATGTTTAAATTCGTCATATTGTCTCTTGCCTGCCCATGGATTCAACAACAATTTGAAAGGTTGACATATTCAGGAATCTACAGATCTCCACTTATTTTCAACTCCCCGTAGCATTCCGTTGCTTATTATGCCCTTTTGCGTCTCTAGGTGCCTAGGTATCTACTGTATTTAATTTATTCTGAACTATTAGAGCAGGATCCACTTTTTGGAGAATATGAGTTGAAACAATAACaaaaatatttatagtggagcatCTTTCACAATCCACGGGGAGATAGTTCACTAATTAGACCGAATGATAAGTAATTCAACTCATATAAATTTTTGACACATTTAATAATTGAATCCAGTTTGTCTTAATTATGTCATGTCACAAAGGAGATATGACTCCCAACCAACACAACTAAAAGAATGAGATCACCACATGGAGAAGATAACCAAAGAAATGTGACTTTTGTGCAATTTCCAGCGGATCTTTTTGCTAGAAAAAAATGGCAATACATTAAGACGAGGACATGTGCTCCTCATTTGCTCAACTGTTGTCCCCCACTTTGAAATGGAATAAATATGAGACAGGTCTTGCAAAATGAAATTCCAGAAGCAAATATGGCAAAGCTTATACCCCATGTGTAAAACTTAAAAATCCCCTTACCCCCCACAAAAAACCGTTCTTCCTTGTTTGGATTGAATATATTTGCTTACTTAACCTCGATATTTTCTCATCTTCGCTAATgcttcacattttttttataagcTCTGATGTAACTTTGTAGCTCCCAAAATTGAATGGAAAGCAAAGATGTCAATTTGTTAAACCACCATCATCATCCCATTTCGACATATAGATGGAGTAACTACTGCCGCTTTGGTTTTGCTCTCAATTTCAACCATTGTTCCTGCCTAATGTCTCAATTCATCATGAGAAAATTTTGACAAATTCTCATTGAATCTCTTCAAAAACATCTTCATCGTCTTGAACCAATGGTAAGTTCCTCGGTTGCAGAAAACCTACTTGACCATCACCTTCGAACATTTTCGATCTTACTATCTGCATGTTTGAAAGAAAATTAAAGCTAGCTAGAAAGAAGAAATGTCAGAAAATAGTTGTTATTGATATCATAATCGGTCATATAATAACATGTTACATTCTCCATCAGTCAAAATTTTCATTACTTGTGCAGATAAACAATTCACGGTCAGCAGTCATGAGTAGCTTGTACAGTGGTATAAAATTTTACGTGGAAAGATGACTCTAAATCTTACATCATCCAAAGAACAACCAAATTACTTATTTCATAATTCTTGAATTATCATTTTCCAACAAGTTCTGTAACAATAAAGTGCAGACTTTCATGTAAGAAATATTTCGCAAGGATAATGAAACTGCTCTAGAACACTAACATGAAACGGTTCACAGGCTCGTGTGAAAATAAGAATATCACCTTAGATTCAACTAAGAAACCACCAATAGGATAATAGAACGCAAAGTCACTCATACCTTTTCTATTTCATCAAGAAGATGGGGGTTCTCGCGCAAGTATTGCAATGCTTTGTCCCTCCCTTGTCCTAacctataaaatataaaaataaaagcaCGGGTATAACAGGCAGTAGTTTAATATCTTAACAAATAACTCCATTTCGAAGACGCCTGTAACATGTAAACAGGACagttataaaagaaaaagaaatataaGATGAACTTTTgcaaaaaaattattcatatatAAGTAATATGCTACGCATAGTAATAGAATAAAACAACTCATAAGTCAGGTGCAAAATAATTGACATCATTCAGACAAAGATAAATCAGTGTGCTTAATTGTTTCACCAAATATAACATTTTTGGAAAGCAACCCCCAAACAGAAATTCAAGGACAAACCTCTGGTCCTCATAGCTATACCAAGAGCCCTTCTTTGCTATAACCTCCATCATTTCAGCACAATCCAAAACACAACCCTGCAAGAGAAAATATTTGAGTGGAATACACTTTTTTCTTTTTCACCTCCTGTGGGAAATATAGATATGCTCTGTTACTATACTTACCAGTTTACTTACTCCCTCTCCGAATATAATTTCAAACTCAGCCTGCTTGTATGGCCTTGAAACCTGTGAGAAGTAATTAGGAACTTAAAAGAAGGATAATTCTAATCTATGTCAACCACCACCTAAAATTTAATGGTAGGCAAACAATTACAACTAAGAGCTTATACTTGATCAATATCTTCCCAGGGACAGAAATAGTAAAGTTATTTACTCAAGTGTCTTTCTCAGCCCGCAATTTGGATCTCAAGTATCTTTTACACTCTTGATATCATGTTAAGAATCATGAGATTTCATCTTAAAACCAATTAGTGATAATTGGAGTAACTCATGTTCTTATAAATGGTTCAATATACTTTCTATGTGGGACACTATAATACAACCTGTCCTCAAACTTGCAGAACATTCATCTGTAtaaattaattttacaaaaaacatatattgaCAAAATAACAAAAGAACATTTTGTTTCCAGCAAAAGAAAAGTACATCTGAGCAAGGTGCAATGCTATGAATGCAGATATTTACCTTACTCTTTTGTACTCTCACGCGAACCCGAACACCAATCTCTTCATCTCCTTTAGCCTAATCAACATAGATTGATAATTAGTTGACATGACAGACTAAACACCATGAAGCGTGACTAAGTTATATGTATACAGATAAGTAGGTTATGTCAAGCAGCTCTCCCAACCCacaaaaatacagaaaagaaaaaaaataattagggAACATAAAAAAGCTATAGTACTTACAGATTTTATCTTCCCAGTCGAGCGTATTTCAAGACGAACTGAGGCAAAGAACTTTAATGCAATTCCTCCACTTGTCACTTCTGGATTTCCATAATATACACCAATCTTGCAAAGTCATGAGACTCTAAGTTAAACTAGTACATAAAACTAGGAACTAACTGACAACAGTTATACAAAAAGAATTCTCAGCTCTGTCGGACCCAGCCCCTAACAATAATTTTATACTGCCAAAGATATGATGACAACGCCAtcgttaaaataaaaaatcattctAGTACTAAAAAATCCTAACCTTGTATcttatttgatttaaaaatataAGGGTACAGCCAGCTTTAGAGGCATTTCCTGACATTTTACGCAAAGCTTGGCTCATTAGACGTGCTTGCAACCCCATTTGCTGCATACCAATCTCACCCTACAATAAATAAGGCCATGAGGAATGAATCAAATGTTGGCAGCCACAACCTCGGGAAAAAATAAATTCAACAAGAAAAAGAAACTCACTTCAATCTCAGCTCGAGGAGTGAGAGCTGAGACAGAATCAACACAAATTAGATCTATAGCACCAGATCTGCACATTCGATCTGCAACTGAATTCAAGAAGACAAACAAAACATATCAGGCACGCATAAAAAGTCTCATATTTGATCAAGATCTATCAAGTATTATAAGACAATAAATAGTTTAGACAAGCAAATCAATAG
This genomic interval from Humulus lupulus chromosome 8, drHumLupu1.1, whole genome shotgun sequence contains the following:
- the LOC133796814 gene encoding DNA repair protein recA homolog 1, chloroplastic, which translates into the protein MESVLPPPNLLPHFRIVSLTSSSLRFLPYSSSSSSSRPSLTSAVKPIRRVRCEFDAKVNGALSGEFDPRFVDRQKALDAAMNDINNSFGKGSVTRLGSAGGALVETFPSGCFTLDLALGGGLPRGRIVEIFGPESSGKTTLALHAIAEVQRLGGNAMLVDAEHAFDPAYSKALGVDVENLIVCQPDHGEMALEIADRMCRSGAIDLICVDSVSALTPRAEIEGEIGMQQMGLQARLMSQALRKMSGNASKAGCTLIFLNQIRYKIGVYYGNPEVTSGGIALKFFASVRLEIRSTGKIKSAKGDEEIGVRVRVRVQKSKVSRPYKQAEFEIIFGEGVSKLGCVLDCAEMMEVIAKKGSWYSYEDQRLGQGRDKALQYLRENPHLLDEIEKIVRSKMFEGDGQVGFLQPRNLPLVQDDEDVFEEIQ